The following are encoded together in the Trachemys scripta elegans isolate TJP31775 chromosome 7, CAS_Tse_1.0, whole genome shotgun sequence genome:
- the GPR62 gene encoding G-protein coupled receptor 62, translated as MANRTGLNTTPGLDTSSLPEVSQFQEAVGLFFMVLLNLVALVANVAVMVVILKTPLLRKFIFVCHLCLVDLLSAIFLMPLGIISSSSCFNRVIYSIAECQTLIFLNICFISASILTISVISVERYYYIVHPMRYEVKMTVGLAVTVVVFIWIKSILVTVLALVGWPQDNGATSASKCTVSWSPGAHKKVFVIVFSTLCFFLPTLVIFAVYCSIYKVARIASLQHVPVPSWTAAPRQRSESINSQVTIITTRNLPPRLSPERMFGGGKAAMTVVLIVGQFLCCWLPFFSFHLYCSINSVSPGRGHGETIVTWLAYSSFAINPFFYGFLNRQIREELSRLGRSCLNRPLSQELCLSSPEGSIQENFLQFLQRTSCTLETRSSYVNSSPRNTLDQTMMGFRIPGQIPEETN; from the coding sequence ATGGCAAACAGAACTGGGCTTAACACTACTCCGGGGCTAGACACTTCCTCTCTACCAGAGGTGTCCCAATTCCAGGAGGCCGTTGGCCTTTTCTTCATGGTCCTGCTGAACCTCGTAGCCCTGGTTGCCAATGTGGCAGTGATGGTGGTCATCCTCAAGACCCCTCTGCTGAGGAAGTTCATCTTTGTCTGCCACCTCTGCTTGGTGGATCTGTTGTCCGCCATCTTCCTGATGCCGCTGGGGATCATTTCCAGTTCCTCTTGCTTCAACAGAGTGATCTACAGCATCGCAGAGTGCCAGACCTTAATCTTCTTGAACATCTGCTTCATCAGCGCCTCCATCCTCACCATCTCAGTCATCAGCGTGGAGAGATATTACTACATTGTTCATCCCATGCGGTACGAGGTCAAGATGACGGTTGGGCTGGCAGTCACAGTGGTGGTCTTCATCTGGATTAAGTCGATCCTGGTCACAGTCTTGGCATTGGTGGGGTGGCCTCAAGACAACGGGGCCACAAGTGCCAGTAAGTGCACTGTGTCCTGGAGCCCTGGGGCCCACAAGAAGGTCTTTGTTATTGTCTTCAGCACCCTCTGCTTCTTCCTGCCTACCCTGGTCATCTTTGCTGTCTACTGCAGCATCTACAAAGTGGCCCGGATTGCCTCCTTGCAGCATGTACCTGTCCCCTCTTGGACTGCTGCCCCGCGGCAGCGATCGGAGTCTATTAACAGCCAAGTCACTATTATTACTACCAGAAACCTGCCTCCCAGGCTGTCCCCAGAGCGGATGTTTGGAGGGGGAAAAGCTGCCATGACCGTGGTCCTCATTGTGGGTCAATTCTTGTGCTGCTGGTTGCCATTCTTCTCCTTCCATTTATACTGCTCCATTAACTCTGTCAGCCCAGGCAGAGGCCACGGGGAGACAATCGTCACCTGGCTCGCCTACTCCTCCTTTGCTATCAACCCTTTTTTCTATGGGTTCCTGAACCGCCAGATACGGGAAGAGCTGTCTAGGCTGGGACGGAGCTGCCTCAACAGACCCTTGAGCCAGGAGCTCTGTCTCTCCAGCCCGGAGGGTTCCATACAGGAGAACTTCCTTCAgttcctgcagaggaccagctgCACACTGGAGACCCGATCCAGTTATGTCAACTCTAGCCCCAGGAACACGTTGGACCAGACCATGATGGGCTTCAGAATTCCAGGCCAAATCCCAGAAGAAACCAACTGA